In Vespa velutina chromosome 1, iVesVel2.1, whole genome shotgun sequence, the following proteins share a genomic window:
- the LOC124950022 gene encoding hsp70-Hsp90 organizing protein 3-like isoform X2 produces the protein MTAPVQNLKELGNACVKEQKYEEAMFHYTHAIKLDPQNYSLYSNRSFVFLKMQQYHFAMEDALMTIQLKPDWTKGYFRKAEVESQTFRFSEALQSYNKALSLQPNEPGILKAINKASGMLMKDRRADQQIPWLGAGVGIILGVIVVIADYVFTNKPTLTHPLLMALLTISIAMLGFCIAKGFRYFVKCQRKSLLEPPIDLYPESNKDEFENVEADKESEKERHPKYSKALARQRFKKGKS, from the exons ATGACCGCACCG GTACAAAATCTGAAGGAACTAGGAAATGCCTGTGTTAAGGAACAGAAATATGAAGAGGCTATGTTTCATTATACTCATGCTATCAAATTAGATCCACAAAATTATTCTCTCTACAGCAACCGTTCCTTTGTCTTTTTAAAGATGCAACAATATCACTTTGCGATGGAAGACGCTCTGATGACTATACAATTGAAACCTGACTGGACGAAA GGTTATTTTAGGAAAGCCGAAGTAGAATCGCAAACTTTCCGTTTTAGCGAAGCTCTGCAATCTTATAATAAAGCATTGTCGTTGCAACCAAACGAGCCTGGAATTTTGAAAGCAATTAATAAAGCATCTGGAATGCTGATGAAGGATAGAAGAG CCGATCAGCAAATCCCATGGCTCGGCGCTGGAGTCGGTATCATTCTTGGTGTAATAGTCGTTATAGCAGATTATGTATTTACAAACAAGCCCACATTGACG CACCCATTATTAATGGCCTTACTGACGATTTCGATCGCAATGCTAGGATTCTGTATTGCAAAAGGATTTCGTTATTTCGTAAAATGTCAAAGGAAATCATTGCTAGAACCACCGATAGATCTTTATCCCGAAAGCAACAAGGACGAGTTTGAGAATGTCGAAGCCGATAaggaaagtgaaaaagaaagacatcCAAAATATAGTAAAGCTTTAGCTAGACAAAGgttcaaaaaaggaaaatcgtaG
- the LOC124950022 gene encoding hsp70-Hsp90 organizing protein 3-like isoform X1, translating to MSNSREAEVQNLKELGNACVKEQKYEEAMFHYTHAIKLDPQNYSLYSNRSFVFLKMQQYHFAMEDALMTIQLKPDWTKGYFRKAEVESQTFRFSEALQSYNKALSLQPNEPGILKAINKASGMLMKDRRADQQIPWLGAGVGIILGVIVVIADYVFTNKPTLTHPLLMALLTISIAMLGFCIAKGFRYFVKCQRKSLLEPPIDLYPESNKDEFENVEADKESEKERHPKYSKALARQRFKKGKS from the exons ATGTCAAATTCTCGAGAGGCCGAG GTACAAAATCTGAAGGAACTAGGAAATGCCTGTGTTAAGGAACAGAAATATGAAGAGGCTATGTTTCATTATACTCATGCTATCAAATTAGATCCACAAAATTATTCTCTCTACAGCAACCGTTCCTTTGTCTTTTTAAAGATGCAACAATATCACTTTGCGATGGAAGACGCTCTGATGACTATACAATTGAAACCTGACTGGACGAAA GGTTATTTTAGGAAAGCCGAAGTAGAATCGCAAACTTTCCGTTTTAGCGAAGCTCTGCAATCTTATAATAAAGCATTGTCGTTGCAACCAAACGAGCCTGGAATTTTGAAAGCAATTAATAAAGCATCTGGAATGCTGATGAAGGATAGAAGAG CCGATCAGCAAATCCCATGGCTCGGCGCTGGAGTCGGTATCATTCTTGGTGTAATAGTCGTTATAGCAGATTATGTATTTACAAACAAGCCCACATTGACG CACCCATTATTAATGGCCTTACTGACGATTTCGATCGCAATGCTAGGATTCTGTATTGCAAAAGGATTTCGTTATTTCGTAAAATGTCAAAGGAAATCATTGCTAGAACCACCGATAGATCTTTATCCCGAAAGCAACAAGGACGAGTTTGAGAATGTCGAAGCCGATAaggaaagtgaaaaagaaagacatcCAAAATATAGTAAAGCTTTAGCTAGACAAAGgttcaaaaaaggaaaatcgtaG
- the LOC124949959 gene encoding phosphofurin acidic cluster sorting protein 2 isoform X1, producing MAERMKATAPTSRPVPMKLFATWEVDRTPPNCIPRLCSLTLTRLVILRPLGSDLTSIIIAVKMQSSKRTLRSNEMIIPTGGMLDTELELQFALQYPHFLKRDGNKLLILLQRRKRYKNRTMLGYKTLAEGVINMAQVLQKQMDLELELISDKAEKYGGHSVALARVSVVALSSQPVDHDKRLINDPNERLCQEYSDEEEEFSSEAEAEGSDSEPTLEVHRRKSRGKIPVNARQRNLKQKFIALLKRFRVSEDLDHDQEEIGQKLSGGDMEIEELFDELEDLSDSGPELDTMSVSSTPKPSLRPFFSSSRSLLTPPHSVVTRGEADNNAMSTVNQHYVGSQPAKEKQHIGHVTSERGVDRQSDDSSRRADSDSHPENWTDHEANDPPSIVTGSPPKSEQPNKNESSDRRSRLFTRDRGTPGSSKSKKHSLSVDLKPSGDSSSSEPRKALVEQLSRVLPDDSLPEAVSLVSLADPGGAVLAARLQERNHKVLTTASPADIRATFTCLVTRIQKFCNSSAKPPSPVKVVIAGGDSFVNAVLRHYVELLSFKPPDWQNYLRFLVVPLGSNTLSKYLSSVDTKYSVLFGDEWKELLEREGGGASEGAARVSEYVAATNSTLPLPIAEAMVTYRETDDSSQIFIPFVNDVRVGCPDSSSSTSVDLEESNITMSGSPPSLPPPGLPIPPPGRLTPPSSPNVGQPVREGWEPVELQLDYWSKQTQGEKGKNTLRQAFRVLHVQRLPPLGEAPGHHLSMNYTTKEKKQKIMRLGKKKEKEKENEPKSQTVDGVTRLICSAKTHNIPLRVSIDGTEWYSVKFFQLSAQWQTHIKTFPLALFEYTPQQQILNPV from the exons ATTATGTTCCTTGACATTGACGCGTCTGGTTATACTTCGACCTTTGGGTTCCGATCTAACGTCCATCATAATCGCTGTAAAGATGCAAAGCTCCAAGAGAACGCTGCGTTCTAACGAAATGATCATACCAACCGGTGGTATGTTAGACACGGAGTTAGAATTACAATTTGCGCTCCAATATCCACACTTTCTCAAGCGAGATGGCAATAAGCtcttaatattattgcaaagaagaaaacgttATAAGAATCGTACGATGCTCGGATATAAAACTCTCGCCGAGGGAGTAATCAATATGGCTCAG GTGTTACAGAAGCAAATGGATCTCGAATTAGAATTGATATCCGACAAAGCGGAAAAATACGGTGGACATTCGGTCGCTTTGGCACGCGTTAGCGTCGTAGCACTGAGCTCTCAACCGGTCGATCATGACAAAAGACTTATCAATGACCCTAATGAGAGATTGTGTCAAGAATATagcgacgaagaagaagaattcagTTCGGAGGCTGAAGCGGAGGGTAGCGATAGCGAGCCAACCCTGGAGGTACATAGACGAAAAAGTCGGGGAAAGATTCCCGTCAATGCCAGA CAAAGAAATCTCAAGCAAAAGTTTATAGCCCTTTTGAAGAGGTTCAGAGTGTCCGAAGATTTGGATCACGATCAAGAAGAAATCGGACAAAAGCTTTCAG GCGGTGATATGGAGATCGAAGAGCTATTCGACGAACTCGAAGATTTATCGGACAGTGGTCCAGAATTGGATACCATGTCAGTCAGTAGTACACCAAAGCCTTCGCTACGGCCTTTTTTCAGTTCCAGTCGATCTCTTTTAACACCTCCACATTCAG TAGTAACAAGAGGGGAAGCTGACAACAACGCAATGAGTACCGTAAATCAGCACTACGTTGGAAGTCAACCAGCCAAAGAGAAACAGCACATTGGACATGTAACGTCAG AACGCGGCGTAGACAGGCAAAGTGACGATAGTTCGAGGAGGGCAGACAGCGATTCTCATCCTGAGAATTGGACCGATCACGAAGCTAATGACCCGCCAAGTATCGTTACCGGATCTCCGCCGAAATCAGAACAAccgaataaaaacgaaagttcGGACAGAAGAAGTAGACTTTTCACTCGTGATCGTGGAACGCCTGGTAGTAGTAAATCGAAAAAGCACAGTCTAAGCGTCGATTTAAAACCGTCCGGTGATTCGAGTAGTTCCGAG cCGAGGAAGGCCCTAGTCGAACAATTGAGTCGTGTCTTGCCGGACGACAGTTTACCGGAGGCTGTGTCGTTGGTTTCCTTAGCAGACCCGGGCGGTGCCGTACTTGCCGCAAGACTTCAGGAAAGAAATCACAAAGTACTTACTACCGCTTCACCCGCTGACATACGTGCCACGTTCACGTGTCTGGTAACAAGGATACAAAAATT TTGTAATAGTTCTGCCAAGCCGCCTTCGCCGGTGAAGGTCGTAATCGCTGGTGGAGATAGTTTTGTAAATGCAGTGCTACGACATTACGTAGAATTATTGAGCTTCAAGCCTCCCGATTGGCAAAATTATTTAAGGTTCTTGGTGGTACCTTTAGGCTCTAATACTTTGTCAAAATATCTATCCTCTGTGGATACCAAATACTCTGTCCTTTTTGGCGACGAATGGAAAGAATTACTCGAAAGAGAAGGCGGAGGTGCGAGCGAAGGTGCGGCAAGAGTATCTGAATATGTAGCTGCAACCAATTCCACTTTACCATTGCCAATTGCAGAGGCAATGGTGACATATAG AGAAACCGATGACAGCAGtcaaatatttattccatTTGTAAATGACGTTCGGGTTGGATGTCCTGACAGTAGTTCTTCCACGTCGGTCGATCTCGAGGAAAGCAATATTACAATGTCCGGTTCTCCACCGTCTCTCCCACCGCCAGGATTACCAATTCCGCCTCCTGGCAGATTGACCCCGCCTAGCAGTCCTAATGTAGGCCAGCCCGTCAGGGAAGGCTGGGAACCTGTGGAATTGCAATTGGATTATTGGAGCAAACAAACGCAAGGAGAAAAGGGCAAGAATACATTGAGACAAGCTTTCAGAGTATTACACGTGCAAAGACTTCCACCGTTAGGAGAAGCTCCAGGTCATCATCTCTCCATGAATTACACGaccaaagagaagaaacaaaaga tAATGAGattaggaaagaagaaagaaaaggaaaaggagaacgaACCAAAGAGTCAAACTGTAGACGGTGTTACGCGTTTGATATGTTCGGCAAAAACTCATAACATTCCATTGAGAG TGAGCATCGACGGTACCGAATGGTACAGTGTGAAATTTTTCCAACTATCGGCGCAGTGGCAAACGCACATCAAGACCTTCCCTCTAGCTCTGTTCGAGTACACCCCTCAGCAGCAAATTTTGAACCCTGTGTGA
- the LOC124949959 gene encoding phosphofurin acidic cluster sorting protein 2 isoform X3: protein MAERMKATAPTSRPVPMKLFATWEVDRTPPNCIPRLCSLTLTRLVILRPLGSDLTSIIIAVKMQSSKRTLRSNEMIIPTGGMLDTELELQFALQYPHFLKRDGNKLLILLQRRKRYKNRTMLGYKTLAEGVINMAQVLQKQMDLELELISDKAEKYGGHSVALARVSVVALSSQPVDHDKRLINDPNERLCQEYSDEEEEFSSEAEAEGSDSEPTLEVHRRKSRGKIPVNARQRNLKQKFIALLKRFRVSEDLDHDQEEIGQKLSGGDMEIEELFDELEDLSDSGPELDTMSVSSTPKPSLRPFFSSSRSLLTPPHSERGVDRQSDDSSRRADSDSHPENWTDHEANDPPSIVTGSPPKSEQPNKNESSDRRSRLFTRDRGTPGSSKSKKHSLSVDLKPSGDSSSSEPRKALVEQLSRVLPDDSLPEAVSLVSLADPGGAVLAARLQERNHKVLTTASPADIRATFTCLVTRIQKFCNSSAKPPSPVKVVIAGGDSFVNAVLRHYVELLSFKPPDWQNYLRFLVVPLGSNTLSKYLSSVDTKYSVLFGDEWKELLEREGGGASEGAARVSEYVAATNSTLPLPIAEAMVTYRETDDSSQIFIPFVNDVRVGCPDSSSSTSVDLEESNITMSGSPPSLPPPGLPIPPPGRLTPPSSPNVGQPVREGWEPVELQLDYWSKQTQGEKGKNTLRQAFRVLHVQRLPPLGEAPGHHLSMNYTTKEKKQKIMRLGKKKEKEKENEPKSQTVDGVTRLICSAKTHNIPLRVSIDGTEWYSVKFFQLSAQWQTHIKTFPLALFEYTPQQQILNPV, encoded by the exons ATTATGTTCCTTGACATTGACGCGTCTGGTTATACTTCGACCTTTGGGTTCCGATCTAACGTCCATCATAATCGCTGTAAAGATGCAAAGCTCCAAGAGAACGCTGCGTTCTAACGAAATGATCATACCAACCGGTGGTATGTTAGACACGGAGTTAGAATTACAATTTGCGCTCCAATATCCACACTTTCTCAAGCGAGATGGCAATAAGCtcttaatattattgcaaagaagaaaacgttATAAGAATCGTACGATGCTCGGATATAAAACTCTCGCCGAGGGAGTAATCAATATGGCTCAG GTGTTACAGAAGCAAATGGATCTCGAATTAGAATTGATATCCGACAAAGCGGAAAAATACGGTGGACATTCGGTCGCTTTGGCACGCGTTAGCGTCGTAGCACTGAGCTCTCAACCGGTCGATCATGACAAAAGACTTATCAATGACCCTAATGAGAGATTGTGTCAAGAATATagcgacgaagaagaagaattcagTTCGGAGGCTGAAGCGGAGGGTAGCGATAGCGAGCCAACCCTGGAGGTACATAGACGAAAAAGTCGGGGAAAGATTCCCGTCAATGCCAGA CAAAGAAATCTCAAGCAAAAGTTTATAGCCCTTTTGAAGAGGTTCAGAGTGTCCGAAGATTTGGATCACGATCAAGAAGAAATCGGACAAAAGCTTTCAG GCGGTGATATGGAGATCGAAGAGCTATTCGACGAACTCGAAGATTTATCGGACAGTGGTCCAGAATTGGATACCATGTCAGTCAGTAGTACACCAAAGCCTTCGCTACGGCCTTTTTTCAGTTCCAGTCGATCTCTTTTAACACCTCCACATTCAG AACGCGGCGTAGACAGGCAAAGTGACGATAGTTCGAGGAGGGCAGACAGCGATTCTCATCCTGAGAATTGGACCGATCACGAAGCTAATGACCCGCCAAGTATCGTTACCGGATCTCCGCCGAAATCAGAACAAccgaataaaaacgaaagttcGGACAGAAGAAGTAGACTTTTCACTCGTGATCGTGGAACGCCTGGTAGTAGTAAATCGAAAAAGCACAGTCTAAGCGTCGATTTAAAACCGTCCGGTGATTCGAGTAGTTCCGAG cCGAGGAAGGCCCTAGTCGAACAATTGAGTCGTGTCTTGCCGGACGACAGTTTACCGGAGGCTGTGTCGTTGGTTTCCTTAGCAGACCCGGGCGGTGCCGTACTTGCCGCAAGACTTCAGGAAAGAAATCACAAAGTACTTACTACCGCTTCACCCGCTGACATACGTGCCACGTTCACGTGTCTGGTAACAAGGATACAAAAATT TTGTAATAGTTCTGCCAAGCCGCCTTCGCCGGTGAAGGTCGTAATCGCTGGTGGAGATAGTTTTGTAAATGCAGTGCTACGACATTACGTAGAATTATTGAGCTTCAAGCCTCCCGATTGGCAAAATTATTTAAGGTTCTTGGTGGTACCTTTAGGCTCTAATACTTTGTCAAAATATCTATCCTCTGTGGATACCAAATACTCTGTCCTTTTTGGCGACGAATGGAAAGAATTACTCGAAAGAGAAGGCGGAGGTGCGAGCGAAGGTGCGGCAAGAGTATCTGAATATGTAGCTGCAACCAATTCCACTTTACCATTGCCAATTGCAGAGGCAATGGTGACATATAG AGAAACCGATGACAGCAGtcaaatatttattccatTTGTAAATGACGTTCGGGTTGGATGTCCTGACAGTAGTTCTTCCACGTCGGTCGATCTCGAGGAAAGCAATATTACAATGTCCGGTTCTCCACCGTCTCTCCCACCGCCAGGATTACCAATTCCGCCTCCTGGCAGATTGACCCCGCCTAGCAGTCCTAATGTAGGCCAGCCCGTCAGGGAAGGCTGGGAACCTGTGGAATTGCAATTGGATTATTGGAGCAAACAAACGCAAGGAGAAAAGGGCAAGAATACATTGAGACAAGCTTTCAGAGTATTACACGTGCAAAGACTTCCACCGTTAGGAGAAGCTCCAGGTCATCATCTCTCCATGAATTACACGaccaaagagaagaaacaaaaga tAATGAGattaggaaagaagaaagaaaaggaaaaggagaacgaACCAAAGAGTCAAACTGTAGACGGTGTTACGCGTTTGATATGTTCGGCAAAAACTCATAACATTCCATTGAGAG TGAGCATCGACGGTACCGAATGGTACAGTGTGAAATTTTTCCAACTATCGGCGCAGTGGCAAACGCACATCAAGACCTTCCCTCTAGCTCTGTTCGAGTACACCCCTCAGCAGCAAATTTTGAACCCTGTGTGA
- the LOC124949959 gene encoding phosphofurin acidic cluster sorting protein 2 isoform X4, protein MAERMKATAPTSRPVPMKLFATWEVDRTPPNCIPRLCSLTLTRLVILRPLGSDLTSIIIAVKMQSSKRTLRSNEMIIPTGGMLDTELELQFALQYPHFLKRDGNKLLILLQRRKRYKNRTMLGYKTLAEGVINMAQVLQKQMDLELELISDKAEKYGGHSVALARVSVVALSSQPVDHDKRLINDPNERLCQEYSDEEEEFSSEAEAEGSDSEPTLEVHRRKSRGKIPVNARQRNLKQKFIALLKRFRVSEDLDHDQEEIGQKLSERGVDRQSDDSSRRADSDSHPENWTDHEANDPPSIVTGSPPKSEQPNKNESSDRRSRLFTRDRGTPGSSKSKKHSLSVDLKPSGDSSSSEPRKALVEQLSRVLPDDSLPEAVSLVSLADPGGAVLAARLQERNHKVLTTASPADIRATFTCLVTRIQKFCNSSAKPPSPVKVVIAGGDSFVNAVLRHYVELLSFKPPDWQNYLRFLVVPLGSNTLSKYLSSVDTKYSVLFGDEWKELLEREGGGASEGAARVSEYVAATNSTLPLPIAEAMVTYRETDDSSQIFIPFVNDVRVGCPDSSSSTSVDLEESNITMSGSPPSLPPPGLPIPPPGRLTPPSSPNVGQPVREGWEPVELQLDYWSKQTQGEKGKNTLRQAFRVLHVQRLPPLGEAPGHHLSMNYTTKEKKQKIMRLGKKKEKEKENEPKSQTVDGVTRLICSAKTHNIPLRVSIDGTEWYSVKFFQLSAQWQTHIKTFPLALFEYTPQQQILNPV, encoded by the exons ATTATGTTCCTTGACATTGACGCGTCTGGTTATACTTCGACCTTTGGGTTCCGATCTAACGTCCATCATAATCGCTGTAAAGATGCAAAGCTCCAAGAGAACGCTGCGTTCTAACGAAATGATCATACCAACCGGTGGTATGTTAGACACGGAGTTAGAATTACAATTTGCGCTCCAATATCCACACTTTCTCAAGCGAGATGGCAATAAGCtcttaatattattgcaaagaagaaaacgttATAAGAATCGTACGATGCTCGGATATAAAACTCTCGCCGAGGGAGTAATCAATATGGCTCAG GTGTTACAGAAGCAAATGGATCTCGAATTAGAATTGATATCCGACAAAGCGGAAAAATACGGTGGACATTCGGTCGCTTTGGCACGCGTTAGCGTCGTAGCACTGAGCTCTCAACCGGTCGATCATGACAAAAGACTTATCAATGACCCTAATGAGAGATTGTGTCAAGAATATagcgacgaagaagaagaattcagTTCGGAGGCTGAAGCGGAGGGTAGCGATAGCGAGCCAACCCTGGAGGTACATAGACGAAAAAGTCGGGGAAAGATTCCCGTCAATGCCAGA CAAAGAAATCTCAAGCAAAAGTTTATAGCCCTTTTGAAGAGGTTCAGAGTGTCCGAAGATTTGGATCACGATCAAGAAGAAATCGGACAAAAGCTTTCAG AACGCGGCGTAGACAGGCAAAGTGACGATAGTTCGAGGAGGGCAGACAGCGATTCTCATCCTGAGAATTGGACCGATCACGAAGCTAATGACCCGCCAAGTATCGTTACCGGATCTCCGCCGAAATCAGAACAAccgaataaaaacgaaagttcGGACAGAAGAAGTAGACTTTTCACTCGTGATCGTGGAACGCCTGGTAGTAGTAAATCGAAAAAGCACAGTCTAAGCGTCGATTTAAAACCGTCCGGTGATTCGAGTAGTTCCGAG cCGAGGAAGGCCCTAGTCGAACAATTGAGTCGTGTCTTGCCGGACGACAGTTTACCGGAGGCTGTGTCGTTGGTTTCCTTAGCAGACCCGGGCGGTGCCGTACTTGCCGCAAGACTTCAGGAAAGAAATCACAAAGTACTTACTACCGCTTCACCCGCTGACATACGTGCCACGTTCACGTGTCTGGTAACAAGGATACAAAAATT TTGTAATAGTTCTGCCAAGCCGCCTTCGCCGGTGAAGGTCGTAATCGCTGGTGGAGATAGTTTTGTAAATGCAGTGCTACGACATTACGTAGAATTATTGAGCTTCAAGCCTCCCGATTGGCAAAATTATTTAAGGTTCTTGGTGGTACCTTTAGGCTCTAATACTTTGTCAAAATATCTATCCTCTGTGGATACCAAATACTCTGTCCTTTTTGGCGACGAATGGAAAGAATTACTCGAAAGAGAAGGCGGAGGTGCGAGCGAAGGTGCGGCAAGAGTATCTGAATATGTAGCTGCAACCAATTCCACTTTACCATTGCCAATTGCAGAGGCAATGGTGACATATAG AGAAACCGATGACAGCAGtcaaatatttattccatTTGTAAATGACGTTCGGGTTGGATGTCCTGACAGTAGTTCTTCCACGTCGGTCGATCTCGAGGAAAGCAATATTACAATGTCCGGTTCTCCACCGTCTCTCCCACCGCCAGGATTACCAATTCCGCCTCCTGGCAGATTGACCCCGCCTAGCAGTCCTAATGTAGGCCAGCCCGTCAGGGAAGGCTGGGAACCTGTGGAATTGCAATTGGATTATTGGAGCAAACAAACGCAAGGAGAAAAGGGCAAGAATACATTGAGACAAGCTTTCAGAGTATTACACGTGCAAAGACTTCCACCGTTAGGAGAAGCTCCAGGTCATCATCTCTCCATGAATTACACGaccaaagagaagaaacaaaaga tAATGAGattaggaaagaagaaagaaaaggaaaaggagaacgaACCAAAGAGTCAAACTGTAGACGGTGTTACGCGTTTGATATGTTCGGCAAAAACTCATAACATTCCATTGAGAG TGAGCATCGACGGTACCGAATGGTACAGTGTGAAATTTTTCCAACTATCGGCGCAGTGGCAAACGCACATCAAGACCTTCCCTCTAGCTCTGTTCGAGTACACCCCTCAGCAGCAAATTTTGAACCCTGTGTGA
- the LOC124949959 gene encoding phosphofurin acidic cluster sorting protein 2 isoform X2 has translation MAERMKATAPTSRPVPMKLFATWEVDRTPPNCIPRLCSLTLTRLVILRPLGSDLTSIIIAVKMQSSKRTLRSNEMIIPTGGMLDTELELQFALQYPHFLKRDGNKLLILLQRRKRYKNRTMLGYKTLAEGVINMAQVLQKQMDLELELISDKAEKYGGHSVALARVSVVALSSQPVDHDKRLINDPNERLCQEYSDEEEEFSSEAEAEGSDSEPTLEQRNLKQKFIALLKRFRVSEDLDHDQEEIGQKLSGGDMEIEELFDELEDLSDSGPELDTMSVSSTPKPSLRPFFSSSRSLLTPPHSVVTRGEADNNAMSTVNQHYVGSQPAKEKQHIGHVTSERGVDRQSDDSSRRADSDSHPENWTDHEANDPPSIVTGSPPKSEQPNKNESSDRRSRLFTRDRGTPGSSKSKKHSLSVDLKPSGDSSSSEPRKALVEQLSRVLPDDSLPEAVSLVSLADPGGAVLAARLQERNHKVLTTASPADIRATFTCLVTRIQKFCNSSAKPPSPVKVVIAGGDSFVNAVLRHYVELLSFKPPDWQNYLRFLVVPLGSNTLSKYLSSVDTKYSVLFGDEWKELLEREGGGASEGAARVSEYVAATNSTLPLPIAEAMVTYRETDDSSQIFIPFVNDVRVGCPDSSSSTSVDLEESNITMSGSPPSLPPPGLPIPPPGRLTPPSSPNVGQPVREGWEPVELQLDYWSKQTQGEKGKNTLRQAFRVLHVQRLPPLGEAPGHHLSMNYTTKEKKQKIMRLGKKKEKEKENEPKSQTVDGVTRLICSAKTHNIPLRVSIDGTEWYSVKFFQLSAQWQTHIKTFPLALFEYTPQQQILNPV, from the exons ATTATGTTCCTTGACATTGACGCGTCTGGTTATACTTCGACCTTTGGGTTCCGATCTAACGTCCATCATAATCGCTGTAAAGATGCAAAGCTCCAAGAGAACGCTGCGTTCTAACGAAATGATCATACCAACCGGTGGTATGTTAGACACGGAGTTAGAATTACAATTTGCGCTCCAATATCCACACTTTCTCAAGCGAGATGGCAATAAGCtcttaatattattgcaaagaagaaaacgttATAAGAATCGTACGATGCTCGGATATAAAACTCTCGCCGAGGGAGTAATCAATATGGCTCAG GTGTTACAGAAGCAAATGGATCTCGAATTAGAATTGATATCCGACAAAGCGGAAAAATACGGTGGACATTCGGTCGCTTTGGCACGCGTTAGCGTCGTAGCACTGAGCTCTCAACCGGTCGATCATGACAAAAGACTTATCAATGACCCTAATGAGAGATTGTGTCAAGAATATagcgacgaagaagaagaattcagTTCGGAGGCTGAAGCGGAGGGTAGCGATAGCGAGCCAACCCTGGAG CAAAGAAATCTCAAGCAAAAGTTTATAGCCCTTTTGAAGAGGTTCAGAGTGTCCGAAGATTTGGATCACGATCAAGAAGAAATCGGACAAAAGCTTTCAG GCGGTGATATGGAGATCGAAGAGCTATTCGACGAACTCGAAGATTTATCGGACAGTGGTCCAGAATTGGATACCATGTCAGTCAGTAGTACACCAAAGCCTTCGCTACGGCCTTTTTTCAGTTCCAGTCGATCTCTTTTAACACCTCCACATTCAG TAGTAACAAGAGGGGAAGCTGACAACAACGCAATGAGTACCGTAAATCAGCACTACGTTGGAAGTCAACCAGCCAAAGAGAAACAGCACATTGGACATGTAACGTCAG AACGCGGCGTAGACAGGCAAAGTGACGATAGTTCGAGGAGGGCAGACAGCGATTCTCATCCTGAGAATTGGACCGATCACGAAGCTAATGACCCGCCAAGTATCGTTACCGGATCTCCGCCGAAATCAGAACAAccgaataaaaacgaaagttcGGACAGAAGAAGTAGACTTTTCACTCGTGATCGTGGAACGCCTGGTAGTAGTAAATCGAAAAAGCACAGTCTAAGCGTCGATTTAAAACCGTCCGGTGATTCGAGTAGTTCCGAG cCGAGGAAGGCCCTAGTCGAACAATTGAGTCGTGTCTTGCCGGACGACAGTTTACCGGAGGCTGTGTCGTTGGTTTCCTTAGCAGACCCGGGCGGTGCCGTACTTGCCGCAAGACTTCAGGAAAGAAATCACAAAGTACTTACTACCGCTTCACCCGCTGACATACGTGCCACGTTCACGTGTCTGGTAACAAGGATACAAAAATT TTGTAATAGTTCTGCCAAGCCGCCTTCGCCGGTGAAGGTCGTAATCGCTGGTGGAGATAGTTTTGTAAATGCAGTGCTACGACATTACGTAGAATTATTGAGCTTCAAGCCTCCCGATTGGCAAAATTATTTAAGGTTCTTGGTGGTACCTTTAGGCTCTAATACTTTGTCAAAATATCTATCCTCTGTGGATACCAAATACTCTGTCCTTTTTGGCGACGAATGGAAAGAATTACTCGAAAGAGAAGGCGGAGGTGCGAGCGAAGGTGCGGCAAGAGTATCTGAATATGTAGCTGCAACCAATTCCACTTTACCATTGCCAATTGCAGAGGCAATGGTGACATATAG AGAAACCGATGACAGCAGtcaaatatttattccatTTGTAAATGACGTTCGGGTTGGATGTCCTGACAGTAGTTCTTCCACGTCGGTCGATCTCGAGGAAAGCAATATTACAATGTCCGGTTCTCCACCGTCTCTCCCACCGCCAGGATTACCAATTCCGCCTCCTGGCAGATTGACCCCGCCTAGCAGTCCTAATGTAGGCCAGCCCGTCAGGGAAGGCTGGGAACCTGTGGAATTGCAATTGGATTATTGGAGCAAACAAACGCAAGGAGAAAAGGGCAAGAATACATTGAGACAAGCTTTCAGAGTATTACACGTGCAAAGACTTCCACCGTTAGGAGAAGCTCCAGGTCATCATCTCTCCATGAATTACACGaccaaagagaagaaacaaaaga tAATGAGattaggaaagaagaaagaaaaggaaaaggagaacgaACCAAAGAGTCAAACTGTAGACGGTGTTACGCGTTTGATATGTTCGGCAAAAACTCATAACATTCCATTGAGAG TGAGCATCGACGGTACCGAATGGTACAGTGTGAAATTTTTCCAACTATCGGCGCAGTGGCAAACGCACATCAAGACCTTCCCTCTAGCTCTGTTCGAGTACACCCCTCAGCAGCAAATTTTGAACCCTGTGTGA